In the genome of Streptomyces sp. 846.5, the window TGGACTGGCGCAGCGCGACCCGGCCGTCCTGGAGCTTCTTGACCTCGACGCAGGCGCCGCCGTTGGAGCCGCTCCACGGCTTGTGCCAGCCTTCGTCGCCGAGCTGGGCTGCGGGCATGCCGTTGAACACGGTGGATATGCGGTCCATGTCAGATCTCCTTGCGAATGCCGCCGAGGAATGCTGCGGTGGCGTCTGCGGGTACTGCTTGTGCTCCCAA includes:
- a CDS encoding DUF397 domain-containing protein; translation: MDRISTVFNGMPAAQLGDEGWHKPWSGSNGGACVEVKKLQDGRVALRQSTDPDGPALIYTTPEIAAFIRGAKAGEADFLLT